In Candidatus Firestonebacteria bacterium RIFOXYD2_FULL_39_29, the following proteins share a genomic window:
- a CDS encoding thiamine-phosphate kinase, with protein MKTMGTFGEFTLISELRSSFVKAKGRLKVAIGDDAAVFEEKSGKSLLATTDMMVEGVHFTGSLSPFKVGQKAIASNVSDIAAMGGKPLYGLVSVGLRKNVPYKYAKELLNGIKKEALKYKVGIIGGDTVSSKVNTINIVLLGEVDGKKYALRSGAKEGDFIVVTGTLGRGAAMLLKNGIYIPKIPAAFAEEAVKAGFIHGMIDVSDGLSSELHHLAKESGLGAFIDIKATPVAPSTKKIALLKKKAVYDMALHGGEDYELLFTVAPKFLRRVLKLGKGKTRLTVLGVMRDKKCGVKYSDVDGELKVLPRKGYDHFA; from the coding sequence ATGAAAACCATGGGAACTTTTGGCGAATTTACCTTGATATCCGAATTAAGAAGCTCCTTTGTAAAAGCAAAAGGGAGGCTGAAAGTTGCGATTGGCGATGATGCTGCGGTATTTGAAGAAAAATCAGGGAAATCGCTCCTTGCTACTACGGATATGATGGTAGAGGGCGTTCATTTTACCGGGTCACTTTCTCCGTTTAAGGTCGGACAAAAAGCTATAGCCTCTAATGTCAGTGATATTGCGGCAATGGGGGGAAAACCTTTGTATGGTCTGGTTTCGGTGGGGCTAAGAAAGAATGTTCCTTATAAATATGCCAAAGAGCTTTTAAATGGTATAAAAAAAGAAGCTTTAAAATATAAGGTTGGGATTATCGGCGGGGATACTGTTTCTTCTAAGGTCAATACTATTAATATAGTCCTTCTGGGAGAAGTTGACGGAAAAAAATATGCTTTGCGAAGTGGAGCAAAAGAAGGGGATTTTATTGTAGTTACCGGCACTCTGGGTAGAGGTGCTGCCATGCTTCTAAAAAACGGTATTTATATACCGAAAATTCCTGCGGCTTTTGCGGAAGAGGCAGTCAAAGCGGGGTTTATTCATGGTATGATAGATGTTTCTGATGGCTTAAGCAGTGAATTGCATCATCTTGCGAAGGAAAGCGGTCTCGGCGCATTTATTGATATAAAAGCAACACCGGTAGCTCCTTCAACAAAAAAAATAGCCCTACTAAAAAAGAAAGCAGTGTATGACATGGCGCTCCATGGCGGGGAAGATTACGAGCTTCTTTTTACGGTAGCGCCAAAATTTTTAAGAAGAGTTCTAAAACTGGGCAAAGGTAAGACAAGGTTGACCGTCCTCGGAGTAATGCGTGACAAAAAGTGCGGAGTTAAATATTCCGATGTTGACGGAGAATTAAAGGTTCTGCCAAGGAAAGGCTATGACCATTTTGCATAA
- a CDS encoding thiazole synthase, whose amino-acid sequence MSDKLIVAGKEFNSRLWVGTGKYSTLQIMKAAHEASGTEMITVAVRRVNLNPKKGEESLFDFIDQKKCFILPNTAACFNVEDAVRTAHLGAEAGLSKWVKLEVIGDEKTLFPDVIGLLEATKILVKDGFTVLPYTNDDVVIAKKLEDAGAAAVMPLAAPIGSGQGVTNPLNIRLIKEAVKIPVIVDAGVGTASDAAIAMELGADGVLMNTAIALAKDPVKMALAMKLGVEAGRLAFLAGRMQAKRYASASSPLDGLSK is encoded by the coding sequence ATGTCAGACAAACTTATAGTAGCAGGCAAGGAGTTTAATTCACGGCTTTGGGTAGGTACGGGGAAATACTCGACCTTGCAGATTATGAAAGCTGCGCATGAGGCGAGTGGAACGGAGATGATAACAGTTGCTGTAAGAAGAGTTAATTTAAATCCTAAAAAGGGTGAGGAATCTTTATTCGATTTTATTGATCAAAAGAAATGTTTTATCCTGCCAAACACAGCTGCTTGTTTTAATGTGGAAGATGCGGTGAGAACGGCACATCTCGGAGCTGAGGCGGGGCTTTCAAAATGGGTTAAGCTTGAGGTGATTGGTGATGAGAAAACGCTCTTCCCTGATGTTATAGGACTTTTAGAAGCGACAAAAATACTGGTTAAAGACGGCTTTACCGTTCTTCCTTATACTAATGATGATGTGGTGATAGCTAAAAAGCTTGAAGATGCCGGCGCGGCTGCCGTAATGCCTCTCGCGGCCCCGATTGGTTCCGGACAGGGTGTTACGAATCCTCTTAATATCAGACTTATAAAAGAGGCTGTTAAGATTCCTGTAATAGTTGATGCGGGAGTCGGGACTGCATCGGATGCTGCAATAGCGATGGAACTTGGCGCTGACGGAGTTTTAATGAACACTGCGATTGCTCTTGCAAAAGATCCTGTGAAAATGGCTCTGGCAATGAAACTTGGCGTGGAAGCCGGCCGGCTTGCTTTTCTTGCGGGCAGGATGCAGGCGAAGCGGTATGCCTCGGCCTCAAGTCCCTTAGACGGCCTTTCCAAATGA
- a CDS encoding ribonuclease HIII encodes MTTAVPAIGVDESGKGDYFGPLVIAGVYAEEGLAEKLKTLNIRDSKLISDNRVLALALEIKKHAKYSVVVVGPKKYNELYSKFKNLNKLLAWGHARVIENLLENTPAKKVISDKFGDDKFIRAALMEKGKKVDLVFETKAERHFCVAAASILARAEFLTQLQVLSVSIGFELPKGASKEAEAGVVRLRDLKGSEIFKEVAKLHFKTTTKFLIQKSLF; translated from the coding sequence ATGACAACCGCTGTTCCTGCTATAGGCGTTGATGAATCAGGAAAAGGGGATTATTTTGGACCGCTTGTAATTGCAGGAGTTTATGCCGAAGAAGGTCTTGCCGAAAAACTAAAAACTTTAAATATACGGGATAGTAAACTAATCTCCGATAACAGAGTCCTTGCCCTTGCTTTGGAAATAAAAAAACACGCCAAATATTCAGTGGTAGTTGTCGGTCCAAAAAAATACAATGAATTATATTCAAAGTTTAAAAACCTTAATAAATTGCTGGCATGGGGGCATGCGAGAGTAATAGAAAATCTTCTTGAAAATACACCGGCAAAAAAAGTAATTTCTGATAAGTTTGGCGATGATAAGTTTATCAGAGCCGCGCTTATGGAAAAAGGAAAGAAAGTTGATCTTGTTTTTGAAACAAAAGCGGAGAGACATTTTTGTGTCGCTGCCGCATCAATTTTAGCTCGTGCTGAGTTTTTGACTCAACTCCAGGTTCTGTCAGTTTCGATAGGTTTTGAACTCCCTAAAGGTGCTTCAAAAGAAGCTGAAGCAGGAGTTGTGAGACTAAGGGACTTGAAAGGTTCCGAAATATTTAAAGAAGTGGCAAAACTTCATTTTAAGACAACAACAAAGTTCCTTATTCAGAAGAGTTTGTTCTAA
- a CDS encoding thiamine biosynthesis protein ThiS — MKLTINGEDKSYSAPLTVSELVKKYGLKKEGVAVELNKNIVKKADYENMPLRDGDKVEIVHFVGGG; from the coding sequence ATGAAACTTACAATAAACGGGGAAGATAAAAGCTATTCCGCGCCTTTGACCGTATCAGAACTTGTAAAGAAATACGGTTTAAAAAAAGAAGGTGTGGCGGTGGAGTTGAATAAAAACATAGTAAAAAAAGCGGATTATGAAAATATGCCGCTTAGAGACGGTGATAAAGTAGAGATTGTACATTTTGTGGGTGGAGGCTAG
- a CDS encoding NAD(P)H-hydrate dehydratase, whose protein sequence is MSTREGTPVRSRLRRKCGMNNKLNSIRRNSGQPVRQSFLEDRSAEVHITQKYVSPFSSKRPIDGNKGNFGRILVVGGSSGLTGAPCLTAQSALRTGSGVVTVACAKGLNDIFENKLTEVMTASLPQNIDRTISSKALAVLVEMMDQYDVLALGPGLGKNKDTGKLVFSLIRKIKKPVVLDADGLNFISKNPGILKEKKSVLVVTPHPGEMSRLMRCSIDMIQKHRVETSLKFAKKYNVITLLKGACTVIALPSGEVFINSTGNPGMATAGAGDVLTGVIASIIGQGIEPGKAAIFGAFIHGLAGDLAKKDKGECGLIASDIISNIPEAILNIRRSERKSGK, encoded by the coding sequence ATGTCCACCAGAGAAGGAACTCCCGTGAGATCTCGCCTCAGGCGGAAATGCGGCATGAATAATAAATTGAATTCCATTCGCCGAAACTCCGGACAGCCTGTCCGCCAATCTTTTTTGGAGGATAGGTCCGCAGAGGTTCATATTACACAAAAGTATGTCAGTCCTTTTTCCTCAAAAAGACCAATAGACGGCAATAAGGGGAATTTTGGCAGAATTCTTGTTGTCGGAGGAAGTTCCGGGCTTACAGGTGCGCCCTGCTTGACGGCTCAAAGTGCTTTAAGAACGGGGAGCGGTGTTGTGACGGTTGCATGTGCGAAAGGATTAAACGACATATTTGAGAACAAGCTTACCGAAGTGATGACGGCCTCTCTCCCTCAAAATATTGACAGAACTATCAGTTCTAAAGCTCTGGCGGTTCTGGTTGAGATGATGGATCAGTACGACGTGCTTGCTTTAGGTCCCGGACTAGGAAAGAACAAAGATACGGGAAAATTGGTTTTTAGCCTTATACGGAAAATAAAAAAACCTGTCGTTCTTGATGCTGACGGTCTGAATTTTATTTCCAAAAACCCCGGAATTTTGAAGGAGAAAAAATCTGTTTTGGTGGTGACTCCTCATCCCGGAGAAATGAGCCGTCTTATGCGATGTTCGATTGATATGATTCAAAAACATAGAGTAGAAACTTCTTTAAAATTTGCGAAAAAATATAATGTTATTACTCTTTTAAAAGGAGCCTGTACGGTTATTGCTCTTCCTTCGGGAGAAGTATTCATCAACTCTACCGGAAATCCGGGAATGGCAACGGCAGGCGCAGGGGATGTCTTAACTGGAGTAATTGCTTCAATTATAGGACAGGGCATTGAACCGGGAAAGGCTGCGATTTTTGGTGCTTTTATACACGGCTTGGCCGGAGATCTGGCAAAGAAAGATAAAGGAGAATGCGGATTAATCGCATCTGATATTATCTCAAATATTCCTGAGGCAATTTTAAATATTAGAAGGTCTGAGAGGAAAAGTGGAAAATAA
- a CDS encoding holo-[acyl-carrier-protein] synthase, whose amino-acid sequence MTMNLGIDIVDINRIKAIISKRKNFVSKIFTESEKIYCAGKKNPYPHYASRFAAKEAFLKAVPGWQGKLKWLELEVKNDTFGKPVITLAKESKFKLKKKKIELTISHDRNYAIALVAVEGR is encoded by the coding sequence ATGACTATGAATTTGGGAATAGACATAGTTGATATAAATAGAATAAAAGCCATTATAAGTAAAAGGAAAAACTTTGTTTCAAAGATTTTTACGGAGAGTGAAAAAATATATTGTGCAGGAAAGAAGAACCCTTATCCTCATTATGCCAGCCGTTTTGCGGCTAAAGAAGCGTTTTTAAAGGCGGTTCCGGGCTGGCAAGGCAAGCTTAAATGGCTGGAACTGGAGGTAAAAAATGATACTTTTGGTAAACCCGTTATTACTCTTGCTAAGGAAAGCAAATTTAAACTTAAAAAAAAGAAGATAGAACTTACTATTTCACATGACAGGAATTATGCCATTGCTTTAGTTGCAGTGGAAGGGCGGTAG